In Arthrobacter citreus, a genomic segment contains:
- the galT gene encoding galactose-1-phosphate uridylyltransferase, giving the protein MTVSTSTRLSDGRELIYFDASSEAARRRAAAPADSRGLPPRPGSGTARFDALTGEWIAVAAHRQSRTHLPPADQCPLCPSSPSRASEIPAEDYEVVVFENRFPSFGPDLGVLPDNPAWGATAPAYGRCEVVAFDSAHEGSFGSLSHERARTVVDAWAQRTEALSAMEGIRQVFCFENRGADIGVTLLHPHGQIYAYPFIPPRSAVMAQQAAAFHEASGGQQTLLGAALDAERSSGERMILEGRHFSAFVPFAARWPLEVHLVPHRQVADLADLNDAERDDLTSVYLDLLARVDGLYSTPTPYIAAWHQAPLDSRFRPSSRLHLQLTSPRRAEDKLKFLAGSEAAMGAFINDTLPEQVAAALRAVPSPAAKVQHAGKALS; this is encoded by the coding sequence ATGACAGTCTCCACCAGCACGCGGCTATCCGACGGCCGGGAACTCATCTATTTTGACGCATCCAGCGAGGCCGCCCGCCGGCGCGCGGCAGCCCCCGCCGACAGCCGGGGGCTGCCTCCCCGGCCCGGCAGCGGCACCGCACGGTTTGATGCCCTGACCGGAGAATGGATTGCCGTTGCTGCGCACCGCCAGTCGCGCACCCATTTGCCGCCCGCCGATCAGTGCCCGCTGTGCCCCTCCTCGCCGTCGCGCGCCTCGGAAATCCCGGCCGAAGACTATGAAGTGGTGGTGTTCGAGAACCGTTTTCCGTCCTTCGGCCCGGACTTGGGTGTCCTTCCGGACAATCCGGCCTGGGGTGCGACGGCGCCCGCGTACGGGCGCTGCGAAGTGGTGGCCTTCGACTCCGCGCACGAGGGATCCTTTGGGTCCCTGTCCCACGAGCGCGCCCGCACGGTGGTGGACGCGTGGGCGCAGCGCACGGAGGCGCTTTCAGCGATGGAGGGCATCCGGCAGGTGTTCTGCTTCGAGAACCGCGGAGCGGATATCGGCGTGACCCTGCTGCATCCGCACGGCCAGATCTACGCCTACCCGTTCATTCCTCCCCGCTCCGCGGTCATGGCGCAGCAGGCCGCGGCCTTCCATGAGGCCTCCGGCGGACAGCAAACCCTCCTGGGAGCGGCCCTGGACGCGGAGCGCAGTTCCGGCGAACGGATGATCCTCGAAGGCCGCCACTTCAGTGCGTTTGTGCCCTTTGCCGCCCGGTGGCCGCTGGAAGTTCACCTGGTTCCGCACCGCCAAGTGGCGGACCTGGCCGACTTGAACGACGCCGAGCGCGACGACCTGACGTCCGTTTACCTTGACCTGCTGGCCCGCGTCGACGGGCTCTACTCCACGCCCACTCCCTACATCGCGGCCTGGCACCAGGCCCCGCTGGATTCCCGCTTCCGCCCGTCGAGCCGCCTTCACCTGCAGCTGACCTCACCCCGCCGGGCCGAGGACAAGCTCAAGTTCCTAGCCGGCTCCGAAGCGGCAATGGGCGCCTTCATCAACGACACTCTTCCTGAACAGGTGGCAGCAGCCCTGCGCGCCGTCCCCTCCCCCGCCGCCAAGGTGCAGCATGCCGGAAAGGCCCTGTCATGA
- a CDS encoding SDR family oxidoreductase yields the protein MNQPEQQQDTPGTQGQMTPTPDCGEKTYRGMGKLTDKTAVITGGDSGIGRAVAIAYAREGADVVISYLNEDDDAKETARWVEEAGRRAVLVPGDLDTAEQCRKVIDTAVREFGKVDILVNNAAYQMNHETLEEISDEEWEYTFKVNINAMFYLVKAALPHMAPGSSIIGSSSVNSDMPSPTLAPYAATKSAIANFSASLAQLLGEKGIRVNSVAPGPIWTPLIPATMPPEKVASFGSDTPLGRPGQPAELAPVYVLLASDDGSYISGARVAVTGGRPIL from the coding sequence ATGAACCAGCCGGAACAGCAGCAGGACACCCCGGGCACCCAGGGCCAGATGACCCCCACCCCGGACTGCGGCGAAAAAACATACCGAGGGATGGGCAAGCTCACGGACAAGACCGCCGTGATTACCGGCGGCGACAGCGGCATCGGGCGTGCGGTCGCGATCGCCTATGCGCGCGAGGGCGCCGACGTCGTCATTTCCTACCTGAACGAGGACGACGACGCGAAAGAAACGGCCCGCTGGGTGGAGGAAGCCGGCCGCCGCGCCGTGCTGGTTCCCGGCGACCTGGACACGGCCGAGCAGTGCCGCAAGGTCATCGACACCGCAGTGCGCGAGTTCGGCAAGGTCGACATCCTCGTGAACAACGCCGCCTACCAGATGAACCACGAGACGCTCGAGGAGATTTCCGACGAGGAGTGGGAGTACACCTTCAAGGTCAACATCAATGCGATGTTTTACCTCGTCAAGGCCGCGCTGCCGCACATGGCTCCGGGGTCTTCGATCATCGGCAGCTCGTCGGTGAACTCGGACATGCCCAGCCCCACTCTCGCGCCGTATGCCGCCACAAAGTCGGCCATTGCCAACTTCTCCGCCAGCCTTGCGCAGCTCCTGGGCGAGAAGGGCATCCGGGTGAACAGCGTGGCCCCGGGACCGATCTGGACCCCGCTGATTCCCGCCACCATGCCGCCGGAGAAGGTGGCCTCCTTCGGCTCCGACACACCGCTGGGACGTCCCGGACAGCCCGCGGAACTGGCCCCGGTGTATGTGCTTCTGGCATCCGACGACGGCAGCTACATTTCGGGCGCGCGCGTTGCCGTGACGGGCGGCCGCCCCATCCTGTAG
- a CDS encoding alpha/beta family hydrolase, with translation MPIQYEQFLLSTGGTEVSAAFAAPPNATAAVVVAHGAGAGMDHPFLTGFTDALNEGGVATLRFNFPYREAGKKFPDRPPAAIQAWRDVMDAAAARTAGLPLWACGKSFGGRMASMAAAEGMPTAGLILLGYPLHPPGKPEKMRDEHLYGLTLPMLFLQGTRDPFALPGELEPVAERIGPNAVVQRIEGGNHSFEVRGNKRPPEQIGGGLAEPVLAFV, from the coding sequence ATGCCCATCCAGTACGAACAGTTCCTCCTGTCGACAGGCGGAACCGAAGTCTCCGCCGCCTTCGCCGCACCCCCGAACGCCACTGCCGCCGTCGTCGTCGCACACGGGGCCGGGGCCGGAATGGACCATCCCTTCCTCACCGGTTTCACTGATGCGCTCAATGAAGGCGGAGTAGCCACGCTGCGTTTCAACTTCCCGTACCGCGAGGCCGGGAAGAAGTTTCCGGACCGCCCTCCGGCCGCCATCCAGGCGTGGCGTGACGTCATGGATGCTGCAGCAGCACGCACGGCCGGCCTGCCGCTGTGGGCCTGCGGAAAATCCTTCGGTGGCCGGATGGCATCAATGGCCGCCGCTGAAGGCATGCCGACGGCGGGACTGATCCTTCTGGGCTATCCGCTGCACCCGCCGGGCAAGCCGGAGAAGATGCGCGACGAACATCTGTACGGACTGACCCTGCCGATGCTGTTCCTGCAGGGAACCCGGGACCCCTTCGCGCTGCCCGGAGAGCTGGAACCCGTGGCTGAGCGCATTGGGCCCAACGCCGTTGTCCAGCGGATCGAGGGCGGCAACCACTCCTTTGAGGTCCGCGGAAACAAGCGCCCTCCGGAGCAGATCGGCGGCGGGTTGGCCGAGCCGGTCCTGGCGTTCGTGTGA
- a CDS encoding TMEM175 family protein, giving the protein MAKLPADSGPVRAGTGRLLGFIDAVVAIAMTLLILPPVTGAAAAGGQSPGAFLAENSFSLFAFALSFVVIFRFWLGHHHTYESISGFTPALVWANLLWLLSLVFLPFPTQLLDSGGQDGRLTNGLYIGTMLLTSASALIQQMIISRTPGLAAADARPARVLPAASLTALMAFALAVALGFPRVGLWALLLLFLQRPVERLAARVLRAA; this is encoded by the coding sequence ATGGCCAAGCTGCCGGCGGATTCCGGGCCTGTCCGTGCCGGGACAGGCCGCCTGCTCGGTTTTATTGACGCCGTTGTGGCCATCGCGATGACCCTGCTCATCCTCCCGCCGGTGACCGGGGCCGCGGCCGCCGGCGGTCAGTCCCCCGGAGCATTCCTGGCGGAGAACTCCTTCAGCCTCTTTGCGTTTGCCCTGAGCTTTGTGGTGATTTTCCGGTTTTGGCTGGGCCACCACCACACGTACGAAAGCATCTCCGGCTTCACCCCGGCACTTGTCTGGGCCAACCTGCTGTGGCTGCTCAGCCTCGTGTTCCTGCCGTTCCCCACCCAGCTGCTTGACAGCGGCGGCCAGGACGGCAGGCTAACCAACGGCCTCTATATCGGGACAATGCTTCTCACCAGCGCCTCGGCCCTCATCCAGCAAATGATCATCAGCCGCACACCCGGCCTTGCCGCAGCTGACGCCCGGCCTGCGCGGGTTCTTCCTGCTGCATCTCTGACGGCCCTTATGGCGTTTGCCCTGGCAGTCGCCCTCGGATTTCCGCGCGTGGGACTCTGGGCACTGCTGCTCCTGTTCCTGCAGCGTCCTGTGGAGCGGTTGGCTGCCCGTGTGCTGCGGGCCGCGTAA
- a CDS encoding maleylpyruvate isomerase N-terminal domain-containing protein codes for MRAPVDFHHAARDTAVVIAAIRDDQLGWPTPSPDYSVGDLLDHMDGLSLELQLSAIKNAPPPGIGEAPQADASHLAAGWRERIPNQLTALADAWAEPGAWGGW; via the coding sequence ATGCGCGCTCCGGTCGATTTCCACCATGCAGCCCGGGACACGGCGGTGGTCATTGCCGCCATCCGGGACGACCAGCTGGGCTGGCCCACGCCGTCGCCCGACTACAGCGTGGGTGATCTTTTGGACCATATGGACGGACTGTCCCTGGAGCTCCAGCTTTCCGCCATCAAGAACGCGCCGCCGCCCGGTATCGGGGAAGCACCGCAGGCTGACGCCTCCCACTTGGCCGCCGGCTGGCGTGAACGAATCCCCAATCAGCTCACTGCGCTGGCCGATGCCTGGGCTGAACCGGGCGCCTGGGGAGGGTGGTGA
- a CDS encoding ABC transporter ATP-binding protein, protein MTPHILSAQDLTKSYGQGENRFDALKGVNLSVDAGESLAIVGKSGSGKSTLMHLLALLDTPDGGTITVKGQDARSLGKNELNELRNRDFGFVFQQFFLTPNSSVLDNVVLPLMIAGVKPAERKKRGMEALERLEMADKARNRATDLSGGQKQRVVIARALVNNPSVIFADEPTGNLDTATGAVVEDILFDLNREQGITLIAVTHDTDLAARCSRQFYIKDGREVSAAELTSTTITTGASA, encoded by the coding sequence ATGACACCACACATACTCAGCGCGCAGGACCTGACCAAGTCGTACGGTCAGGGGGAGAACCGCTTTGACGCCCTCAAGGGGGTCAACCTTTCCGTGGACGCCGGAGAATCCCTCGCCATCGTCGGCAAGAGCGGCTCCGGCAAGTCCACCCTCATGCACTTGCTGGCGCTCCTGGACACACCGGACGGCGGCACGATTACCGTCAAGGGACAGGACGCCCGGTCGCTGGGTAAAAACGAGCTGAACGAACTGCGCAACCGGGACTTCGGTTTTGTGTTCCAGCAGTTCTTCCTCACCCCCAACTCCTCGGTGCTGGATAACGTGGTGCTGCCGCTGATGATCGCCGGCGTGAAGCCGGCCGAGCGGAAAAAGCGCGGCATGGAGGCGCTGGAGCGCCTGGAAATGGCGGACAAGGCCCGCAACCGGGCCACCGACCTCTCCGGCGGACAGAAGCAGCGCGTGGTCATTGCCCGCGCCCTGGTGAACAACCCGTCGGTGATCTTCGCCGATGAACCCACCGGCAACCTGGACACAGCCACCGGCGCCGTCGTTGAGGACATCCTCTTTGACCTGAACCGGGAACAGGGCATCACGCTGATCGCCGTCACCCATGACACCGACCTCGCGGCCCGCTGCAGCCGCCAGTTCTACATCAAGGACGGCCGCGAAGTATCGGCCGCCGAGCTTACCTCCACCACCATCACCACAGGGGCCTCAGCATGA
- a CDS encoding ABC transporter permease, translated as MTAGDILRSAVSNTFRSKVRTALTVVAIFIGAFTLTLTSAIGAGVSDYIDKQVGAIGGDDLMTVSPTTEAAAADDGPKEYDPNGAATQGNFTLLSDADIEAIRATDGIEKVEPAAMLAPDYIQYDGGAKFELTVNPMVGLADADLAAGRQLSEGSGTLEVLIPSSYVEAMGFADAEAALDQTVAIAVTDYAGTQHTVDAVIAGVQNDSLFGDGAGFNADLRAEVDALQRTGIPEGVSTGYITSVAYLDDDTDEDQLAAIKADLEDKGFTGLTVADQIGAIQTVINGIIGVLNAFAVIALIAAGFGIVNTLLMSVQERTREIGLMKAMGMGGGKIFALFSVEAIFIGFLGSALGAGVAVGLGSVISSVLSNTVLSSLPGLHIMLFTPASVATIIGIVMLIAFLAGTLPARRAARQNPIDALRYE; from the coding sequence ATGACCGCCGGCGATATTCTCCGCTCTGCCGTATCCAACACCTTCCGCAGTAAGGTCCGCACCGCGCTGACCGTCGTCGCCATCTTCATTGGCGCCTTCACGCTGACGCTCACCAGCGCCATTGGCGCCGGCGTCTCGGACTACATCGACAAGCAGGTGGGCGCCATTGGCGGCGATGACCTGATGACCGTTTCTCCCACCACTGAGGCGGCGGCCGCGGATGACGGGCCCAAGGAATACGACCCCAACGGCGCCGCCACGCAGGGCAACTTCACCCTGCTGTCGGACGCCGACATCGAGGCCATCCGCGCCACTGACGGCATCGAAAAGGTCGAACCCGCCGCGATGCTGGCACCGGACTACATTCAGTACGACGGCGGCGCCAAGTTTGAGCTGACCGTCAATCCGATGGTGGGGCTGGCCGACGCGGACCTGGCCGCCGGACGTCAGCTTTCCGAGGGCAGCGGGACACTGGAAGTGCTGATTCCCTCCAGCTATGTGGAGGCCATGGGCTTCGCTGACGCCGAGGCAGCCCTGGACCAAACGGTGGCCATTGCGGTCACCGATTATGCCGGTACCCAGCACACTGTGGATGCCGTCATTGCCGGCGTGCAGAACGATTCCCTCTTCGGTGACGGCGCCGGTTTCAACGCGGACCTGCGCGCCGAGGTGGATGCCCTGCAGCGCACCGGAATTCCGGAGGGCGTTTCCACCGGTTACATCACTTCCGTGGCGTACCTGGACGATGACACGGATGAGGACCAGCTCGCCGCCATCAAGGCTGACCTGGAAGACAAGGGCTTCACCGGCCTCACGGTCGCCGATCAGATTGGCGCCATCCAGACCGTCATCAACGGGATCATCGGCGTGCTGAACGCCTTCGCCGTCATCGCCCTGATCGCCGCCGGCTTCGGCATCGTCAACACGCTGCTGATGAGCGTGCAGGAACGGACCCGCGAAATTGGCCTGATGAAGGCCATGGGCATGGGCGGCGGCAAGATCTTCGCCCTGTTCAGCGTCGAAGCCATCTTTATCGGTTTCCTCGGCTCCGCACTCGGTGCCGGTGTCGCCGTCGGGCTGGGATCCGTGATCAGCTCGGTGCTGTCCAACACCGTCCTGTCGTCACTGCCCGGCCTTCACATCATGCTGTTCACGCCGGCATCCGTGGCCACTATCATCGGCATCGTCATGCTGATCGCCTTCCTGGCCGGCACCCTGCCGGCCCGCCGCGCGGCCAGGCAAAACCCGATCGACGCGCTGCGGTACGAGTAA
- a CDS encoding TetR/AcrR family transcriptional regulator → MDGITAAAEDHPGEGLRARKRAAARAAIERAAIALVLERGYERVTVDMICTAGMVSPRTFFNYFGSKEGVFLGPAPEDATEAVTRAFRADTGAPVVLALARAVFSALYEGQPDAELARARMKVVMDSPELLSKQNEWMAVHENQLADLVVSRYQREGRGEPAADLAAEARMVVGLALGVVRVVLQESYLEDDGEWPGAGAMDRSGELLEKIFPR, encoded by the coding sequence ATGGACGGCATCACGGCCGCAGCTGAGGACCATCCCGGCGAGGGGCTGCGCGCCCGCAAGCGCGCAGCCGCCCGGGCCGCCATTGAGCGGGCAGCGATAGCCCTGGTGCTTGAACGCGGGTACGAACGGGTGACCGTTGACATGATCTGCACCGCGGGCATGGTCTCGCCGCGCACGTTTTTCAACTACTTCGGATCCAAGGAGGGCGTTTTTCTGGGACCGGCGCCCGAGGACGCCACCGAGGCTGTCACCCGCGCCTTCCGCGCGGACACCGGCGCCCCGGTGGTCCTGGCGCTGGCCAGAGCCGTGTTCTCCGCGCTCTACGAGGGCCAGCCCGACGCGGAGCTGGCCCGCGCCAGGATGAAGGTGGTCATGGATTCCCCGGAGCTGCTGTCCAAGCAAAACGAATGGATGGCGGTCCATGAGAACCAGTTGGCGGACCTGGTGGTGTCCCGGTATCAGCGGGAGGGGCGCGGCGAGCCGGCTGCGGACCTCGCCGCCGAGGCGCGGATGGTGGTGGGCCTGGCCCTGGGAGTGGTCCGGGTGGTGCTGCAGGAGAGTTACCTGGAGGACGACGGCGAGTGGCCCGGAGCCGGCGCCATGGACCGCTCCGGGGAGCTGCTGGAGAAAATCTTCCCCCGCTGA
- a CDS encoding TetR family transcriptional regulator: MFRPGAPIDEVEQDVEAMIIELVHELGRLAEADPNPVGAQDRAYIQAFSDAGSNSNTDQGALLATAVGRPNLAESLVYLNRRLDRDNLDPRQPTGVIGVIIRLAMDGLWVSDILDSTRFADKERTRITKLLTALTRVSDDQLETMLGALASSGADERRRA, from the coding sequence ATGTTCAGGCCGGGCGCACCAATCGACGAGGTCGAGCAGGACGTTGAAGCAATGATCATAGAGCTGGTCCATGAACTGGGCCGGCTCGCGGAAGCGGACCCCAATCCGGTGGGAGCACAGGACCGGGCGTATATCCAGGCGTTCTCTGATGCCGGATCCAACAGCAACACTGACCAGGGCGCGCTGCTGGCCACCGCCGTCGGACGGCCGAACCTGGCGGAGTCACTGGTGTACCTGAACCGGCGCCTGGACCGCGACAACCTGGATCCGCGACAGCCCACCGGGGTTATCGGCGTAATCATCCGGCTGGCCATGGACGGCCTGTGGGTCAGCGACATTTTGGATTCCACCCGCTTTGCGGACAAGGAACGCACACGCATCACCAAGCTGCTCACCGCGCTGACCCGGGTCAGTGATGATCAGCTGGAAACCATGCTCGGCGCGCTTGCCAGTTCCGGCGCCGATGAGCGCCGGCGGGCCTAG
- a CDS encoding GyrI-like domain-containing protein has translation MEKFEFKKAYPELYAPKPGDFSMVQVPRLQYLAYDGQGDPNTSAEYVHALECLYPAAYTLKFASKKELGLDFTVGPLEGLWRADDMDAFTRGEKDSWDWTMLVAQPDWITEDMVQAAVATVQKKKALSGLERIRLLPLEEGSSVQILYIGAYDAEGPVLHRLHHQWMPAHRLTFNGDHHEVYLSDPRRTATEKLRTVLRQPVRPLGPSGPSGPSGPSGQEDPDTTA, from the coding sequence ATGGAAAAGTTCGAGTTCAAGAAGGCCTATCCGGAGCTTTACGCCCCCAAGCCCGGTGATTTTTCCATGGTCCAGGTGCCCCGCCTGCAGTATCTGGCCTATGACGGCCAGGGGGATCCCAACACCTCAGCCGAATATGTCCATGCCCTTGAGTGCCTGTATCCCGCGGCGTATACGCTGAAATTTGCCTCGAAGAAGGAGCTCGGCCTGGACTTCACCGTGGGTCCACTCGAGGGACTGTGGCGGGCCGATGACATGGACGCCTTCACCCGCGGCGAAAAGGATTCCTGGGACTGGACCATGCTGGTGGCCCAGCCGGACTGGATCACAGAGGACATGGTGCAGGCGGCAGTCGCCACCGTGCAGAAGAAAAAGGCCCTGTCCGGGTTGGAACGAATCCGGCTGCTGCCCCTCGAGGAGGGCTCCTCCGTGCAGATTCTGTACATCGGAGCCTACGACGCCGAGGGCCCGGTCCTGCACCGGCTGCACCACCAGTGGATGCCGGCCCATCGGCTGACGTTCAACGGCGACCACCACGAGGTGTACCTCAGCGACCCGCGGCGGACCGCCACCGAAAAACTGCGGACGGTCCTCCGGCAGCCGGTCCGCCCGCTCGGGCCGTCAGGGCCGTCAGGGCCGTCAGGGCCGTCAGGGCAGGAAGACCCGGATACAACCGCCTAG
- a CDS encoding NUDIX hydrolase codes for MLHGTAATVVLLRDAPDGLQVLLLERPGHRGAFAGAWVFPGGVVDPQDAVEATENDDAGLAAARRAGVRETAEETGLVLDPRELVHLSCWVPPPEAPRRWKTQFFITPAPAGNIVLSPQEHVDAVWLRPQDALRRGHEGTMDLVPPTWVTLHGLQEHRTVAEALAAAAAAVPETYATRRLPGREPLVMVWQGDPEYPGNDPQYPAGPAGPDGAASPDGPASPDGPDGSEGRDGTDGRDGNPARRHRLVRHGSGWIYQRIK; via the coding sequence ATGCTGCACGGTACGGCCGCCACAGTGGTGCTGTTGCGTGATGCCCCGGACGGCCTGCAGGTGCTGCTGCTTGAACGTCCCGGCCACCGCGGCGCCTTTGCCGGGGCCTGGGTGTTCCCCGGCGGAGTGGTGGACCCGCAGGATGCCGTGGAAGCAACAGAGAACGACGACGCCGGGCTGGCGGCCGCGCGCCGGGCCGGCGTGCGGGAAACGGCGGAGGAAACCGGCCTGGTCCTGGACCCGCGGGAACTGGTGCATTTGTCCTGCTGGGTTCCGCCGCCCGAAGCGCCGCGCCGCTGGAAAACTCAGTTCTTCATAACCCCGGCCCCGGCGGGCAACATCGTGCTGAGCCCGCAGGAGCACGTTGACGCGGTGTGGCTGAGGCCTCAGGACGCACTGCGCCGGGGACATGAGGGAACCATGGACCTGGTGCCGCCCACCTGGGTAACTCTGCACGGTCTGCAGGAGCACCGGACCGTTGCCGAGGCGCTGGCCGCCGCGGCAGCAGCCGTTCCTGAAACGTATGCCACCCGCCGGCTGCCCGGGCGGGAACCACTGGTGATGGTGTGGCAGGGTGACCCCGAGTACCCGGGGAATGACCCCCAGTACCCGGCCGGCCCGGCCGGCCCGGACGGCGCGGCCAGCCCGGACGGCCCGGCCAGCCCGGACGGCCCTGACGGTTCCGAGGGCCGGGACGGAACCGACGGCCGGGACGGAAACCCGGCCCGCCGGCACCGGCTGGTGCGGCACGGATCCGGCTGGATCTACCAGCGAATCAAGTAG
- a CDS encoding SRPBCC family protein has product MNSPYLISRDQLVPAAPDAVFDLLARPAMHSVIDGSGTVREAQPDGPARLSPGARFGMDMKMGIPYKISNTVTEFEEGRRIAWRHSGGHVWRYLLEPVEGGTLVTEQWDARKVRHRVMYRVIGITRSHPASIEQTLGKLAAHFTVK; this is encoded by the coding sequence ATGAACAGTCCCTATCTGATTTCCCGTGACCAGCTGGTGCCTGCTGCACCCGACGCCGTCTTTGACCTGCTGGCCCGCCCCGCCATGCACAGCGTGATCGACGGCTCCGGCACCGTGCGCGAGGCCCAGCCCGACGGCCCGGCCAGGCTCTCACCGGGAGCCCGCTTCGGCATGGACATGAAGATGGGCATTCCCTACAAAATCAGCAACACGGTGACCGAATTCGAGGAAGGCCGCCGCATCGCCTGGCGGCACTCCGGCGGGCACGTCTGGAGGTACCTCCTGGAACCTGTCGAGGGCGGCACCCTGGTGACGGAGCAGTGGGACGCACGGAAGGTGCGCCACCGCGTGATGTACCGGGTCATCGGAATTACCCGAAGCCACCCGGCCAGCATCGAGCAGACACTCGGGAAGCTCGCCGCGCATTTCACGGTGAAGTAG
- a CDS encoding trimeric intracellular cation channel family protein, with protein MENFDPGAVFNFVDLAGVLANGVLGGAVARQLRMDPVGFLVLALTSALGGGVLRDTLLQAGTPVALTNPAYLMAAIAGALIAYLIELKGKWANRFLIIIDALALGCWAATGTSKALTVGLEWLPAILIGVATAVGGGMIRDIVVGRVPAIFGGNTLYATGALVAAVEMAILYRMGMPNVGMGAAIVTAAVLCTVARRRGWRLPGPGEWSVRMTRRPRASGSSAAGRRNPKREQQGWPRPRFGRFPGLRRKT; from the coding sequence GTGGAGAACTTCGATCCGGGGGCCGTCTTCAACTTTGTGGACCTTGCCGGCGTGCTGGCTAACGGCGTGTTGGGCGGTGCCGTGGCCCGGCAGCTGCGCATGGACCCGGTCGGCTTCCTCGTCCTGGCGCTGACCTCAGCCCTGGGGGGCGGTGTCCTGCGCGACACCCTGCTGCAGGCCGGAACACCGGTGGCCCTGACCAACCCCGCGTACCTGATGGCAGCCATTGCCGGAGCGCTCATTGCGTACCTGATCGAGCTTAAGGGCAAATGGGCCAACCGTTTCCTGATCATCATTGATGCCCTGGCTTTGGGCTGCTGGGCCGCCACCGGAACATCGAAGGCTCTGACCGTGGGCCTGGAGTGGCTCCCGGCAATCCTGATCGGCGTGGCCACCGCGGTGGGCGGCGGCATGATCCGCGACATTGTGGTGGGCCGGGTACCGGCAATCTTTGGCGGCAACACGCTCTACGCCACGGGTGCACTGGTTGCCGCCGTCGAAATGGCCATTCTGTACCGGATGGGAATGCCCAACGTGGGGATGGGTGCCGCCATCGTGACCGCCGCCGTCCTGTGCACAGTGGCCCGGCGCCGCGGCTGGCGCCTCCCGGGCCCGGGGGAGTGGAGTGTACGCATGACCCGCCGCCCCCGCGCCTCCGGGTCCTCGGCAGCCGGCCGCAGGAACCCCAAACGCGAGCAGCAGGGCTGGCCCCGTCCGCGCTTTGGCCGCTTCCCGGGGCTGCGCCGAAAAACTTGA